A window of Prionailurus bengalensis isolate Pbe53 chromosome E1, Fcat_Pben_1.1_paternal_pri, whole genome shotgun sequence genomic DNA:
GCAGTCTGAGATCCCAGTGCAGACTTGATGCCCTCTAGTGGAAGTTTTCTGCATTCACACAGCCTCTCTGGCTTCAACCCCAAATCGCTGCGAGGGAGGCCCTCATTCAATCACTGGAGAGCATCCCAAAAGAACAGTCAGCTGAAAGATACATGTTTCTATGTCAGTGTCCatgggggacagaggaaagaCTATAGGGTGGAGGGGAGATGTACTGAGCACTTGGTTCAGAAGGAACTCTAAAGGAAGTCCTTGTTGGTATATAAATGAACTCAGATATTTGTATGTTATTAATAGGAGCTCAATACACATCGCATGGGACTTTGGTTTTTAGGGCTCTagagagtgactttttttttttttaatgtttataattatttttgagacagagacagaacacgagcaggggaggggcagagggagagggagacacagaatccgaagcaggctccaggctctgagtcatcagcacagagcccaacgcggggctcaaactcacaaaccacgaggtcatgacctgagctgaggctggatgctcaaccgactgagccacccaggtgccccgagaatgacttttttttttttttaatttttttttttcaacgtttatttatttttgggacagagagagacagagcatgaacgggggaggggcagagagagagggagacacagaatcagaaacaagctccaggctctgagccatcagcccagagcccgaagcggggctcgaactcacggaccgcgagatcgtgacctggctgaagtcggacgcttaaccgactgcgccacccaggcgccccaagaatgactttttttaatggtgaaaatTAGTGATCAGAGCCACAAAGTGACTTGCCTGAGACCACAGGGTAAGTAAACATCAGCAATGGTGGGACTAAATCCTTGTCTCCTGTCTCCCAACCCAGAGCTCTTTCCAGTATATAACACTCCGCTATTTGTGGGTcgattgattttagccattagtTGGTGTGCATATAAGGACATGAGGTTGTAGGCATAATGAGGGAATTGTTTTTGCCCACAATTTATTTCCTGCCCGCAATCTATATACTTTGCATTCTTTTGTTCAGCACATTTATAGAGTGCCTGTTATTGCCAAACAGTACTCCAGGCATTGCTTTTCAGGTTTGTGGACTTTCCTAGGGTGCCCAGCATTTGAAAACAGGCTCCCAAGCTCCTGAGCCCCATGCCTGCAGCCATCCAAGCCCTTCTGGAGTGTCTTCCCCAAGTTCCCAATGCTAAGGtgttagatttatttctgtctccctcctcctgcagAGGTAATCCCTGAGAATGGAAGTGGGTTAGAAACAGATTACTCTGATCCAGGGGCTTTGCCTTCTCCTCCCTGAATGTGgcatggttgggggggggggggggagcggagaGGGGAAGTTACAAATAGCCTGAAATTCCCTTTTAGGATTATTGCTTGATTTAGCCAGCTGGGGTGAAAGGGGAGCAAGAAGAGGCAAGGGATTAACTCTAGACTGGGCTTGAACAGCAGGATACATGGGCTTCTTTTCTGGCTGAGCCAGATGAGCAATATCTCCTCCCAAACATACCTTTAGAAATAAGGAATTTGAGGCAGGGCagaaaaaggtaaaggaaaaggCCTTTGTCCTCAGCAGCAGGGATGAGTGGAAGGACAGATGAGAAAGAACAGCTCATAGAAGAAAGTTGTGCAGCACAGAAATAAAGGGTCACGTGTGGGCTTGGAAGTTACCCGCATTCCGGGGATCTTAGCTTCAAAAGAGGTGAAAACTGCTCCCTAGGGGAAGACAGCTAACATACAGGGCTTCCTGAGGATCTCTAGTTAATATCTAGGTTAGGGACATAGTGTTTCACAGCCTCGCTTTAGTGACACTGCACTGGGATGGACACTGGGGGCAGGGACGTGATCTGTGTCCAGAACAAAGAGCCGTTACACTTATCAGGATTCTGCTAGGCTCTGTTTATACCTTCCAGGCCTATCACAAAGCTTGGAAGCAAGGGCCATAACTAACCAGAGTGGAaacatgcattaactcatttaatgagTTAACAATTCTGTGATTTCGGTATTTAATTACCCCctttttataggtaaggaaaaaaGGTGGAAGGAAGATGTAAATTCAGGTGCTATAatgttcttaaccactatgtGAAAGCTATAGACAGTTAATTCTCGGAGTGACCGAGAAGTTTTGTTAACATTGTTAGCTAAAGATCGGTTGAGAACATTTCTTAGGAAGTCAGAATTCTTGGTTTCTTCTGTCACTTTATCTCGAACCACtcacttattttgcttttcatgcTTTCACTCAAGGGAGGGGAGTACAATATAAACACATGCCAAGCCTATCACTCGCTTCAATCCAAGTATCATATTGTTTACTGTCATCAATAAACATTATAATCAGAATCTCCCAGTTCTCCAGAAGGATTTTCTTCATTCAGATCAACTGTGTTTCTAGAATGTAGGTCACTAGGCACAATTTCAGAACTTTCAATCTTTGATGTCATCTGCCACTGGGGGGGGGAGAAATGCAAGTACACGTCCCACTGCTCAAGGGATAGCCCATCCTCTTTGGCTCCCTTTAGAAATTTCAATAGGAAAGCAAGGGATTCCAAGGAACCCCCTGTATTTGGAGAAATAGGATATCAACTTTGCTCTCTGTCTTATCATATTCCATCTGGGATTCTACTCATCCATCTATTGAATACATATTTGAATATTCTACTAGGCGCAAGACTGTTTTTCGAGAGGCAGAGCTCCCAGCCACCTTATCACTCCCTctaattgcttttaattttgccttttcagaAAGGCAAACTACTGGGGTCGTAGGATTTGAAAATATCCTTTTGGTGGTTGGTGTTACTTCCCCAAAACACAGCTCCCAGTGTTCTGGGGAGTTAATGAGGTaggaatataatataaaattttccaaaagagcagttattttaaaaagcctacTTATGATTCATCTCAGAATGAATTGATATTGACTTCCCTTAATATTTCACCCAGGCTGATATAGAACAAGTTTTCATTCCCTGAGAATCtgatcagaggggcacctggctggctcaggtggtggagcatatgactgttgatcttggggttgtgagtttgagtcccacttgggtgtagaggttacttaaaaataaaatctttaggggtgcctgggtggctcggtcggttaagcatctggctcttggtttcgtctgaggtcatgatctcacggtttgtgagcttgagcctaCATCGGGGTCCatgctgaaagtgcagagcctgcttggaattctctctctttccctctctctgccctttctcccctcaaaaaattaataaacttaaaaaataaacttaaaaaaaagaaaagtaaaatctagaaagaaaggaaggaagaaagaaggaaagaaagaaactggtcAGATGGCAGACAGAGGTGACCTGGGATGTATTGGTTACCATGTGGGTACATGAAAACTCAATGGTggaggagtgtctgggtggctcagtcagctgagcatctgactcttgatttcggctcaggtcatgatctcacagtttgtgaatttgagctgcggtgcagagcctgcttggggttctctgtctccctctctctctgcgccctccctgctctctctcaaaaataaataaatacacataaaaaattcaACGGTGGAGGAAATAATCTCAGATAGACTATGTCAATGTTCTGTATTAATAACCATTCTCATGGAATGGAGTTTCCTCACTTCAGTGGGGAGaccagtgaaaaaaaaaatcatgttttattttctggggTGTAGACAGACAAGAGTCTATTAAGAAATAATgagctggggtgcctgagtggctcagtcagttgagtgactgacttcagctttggtcatgatctcatggttcatgagtttgagccccacatagggctctgtgctgacagctcagagcctggagccttttcaggttctgtgtcttcctccctctctgcccctcccctgcttgcactctctctctctctctctctctctctctctaaaaagtaaataataataaaacatttaaaaattaaaaaaaagaaatgagctctcaTTTAAATGCTTAATAACACACATTCTTTAATTAACACATACATATAGCACCTAATTTCATGTCACAATTAATGTGTCATGCTCCAGGTTCaatgctgtggctaggacttgtGGGGAATTCTTACCCTTGAAGAATTTACAGGATAATTGAGAAGTCAAGATTTTAGGCAATACAAGTGATTCCCAAACCCAAAGTAATCCCTCTCTTTTGATAGTCCATAGCATTTTATTTGGACTTTCGTGATAATTATATTTTGGCCTGTAAGCTCTTGTATGTACGTACCACGAGCTCTTAACTCATTGCAAAATGCTATAGAcatgtgctcaataaacagtaaTTGACAGACTACATAAGAACCCATAGGTAAGTGTGGAAGGTGTTTGCCATTCAGCAATGATTATAGTATGTATTTTCTAGGATGAACTCAACATCATAAATCCTTTAACAACTGAATGTGAAGCAATACAGTATAGTAATTAGAGCATGGTTTCTGGATTTAGTCtgcttggatttgaatcccagttttGCCAGTTATTAGCCGTGTGACCGTAAATAAATTactcacttaatttctctgtggcCCAACCTCATATGTAAAAGTAGGGTATTACTCTTGTTTGTGGTGAAGAGTAATTGagttaatatatgcaaaatgtTTACGAAATTGCCTGGCACTTGGTAAACATTTCTAAGTAtaagctattgttattattaaactGGTGCCTCTTTCCCGAAAGGACCAACAAGAAACGTCTTTGTCAGTCCATGTGTCTTTTGCTTCAATAAACAGTAGTCATTATGTTTGTTCAATAAACACAGTAGTCATTAATCTCTAGTTTGACAGAATTTTCTTCAGGTTAAGGCTGAGAAAACCAGGGCTGTTTAAGGTTACACAGCATATTGAGGTCAGATCCAGATCCAGAAACTATTCATTTTTGGTCTTTTCGTGATCAGAGAAAAACACTTGTCTCCGAAGGGCAACACCTTTTTTAGGGGATGGAAACAAGGTGCAGCAACGTCCCAGTCTTGCAAGAATGCGGCAACTCCTGGCGCCCAGAACACCTCGAGCGCAGGCGCAGCTCCCGCTCCGGCGCTCTCTGGCGCGTGACAGCCGTGCGTTCCACCCTACCCCCAACGCCTCTTAGTGCGCACGCGCGCAGTCTGtactctccccctgccctcctcccctcaacGCGCACGTGCGCGTTCGCGCCGCTCACACTTCGGCTGAGGGCGCGCGCCCTGGAAAATTCCACACCCAAGCTAGCTCCACCCTTTGCGCCCTTTCTTCAGCCCCCGGCGCTTCACTCCTAGTCCCCATCCCAGCGGCCTTTGCGGGAACAAAATGGCAGCCCCCACGCTGCGGGGTTTGTGTTGTTTATCCAGAGCTTTAGGATGGTGGTCTCGGCAGGTGGGTAGGGACTGGATGAGTAGGACTCCTGGGGCCGGATGAGGACCACAGAGTCGAGGGGGATACTCGCTTTGCACTTGTCGTTGGTGGGCTTGGGCGATACCAGTCACACCTAGCTACGAAAGAGTTTGAGGTAGACGCGACCCAACGACTAAGCTAAGTGGCGGGGTGGGGCGAGCCCGGGTTAGGCCACGAAGACGGGCAAGTTCTCGGAGACGAACTTTCTCCAGTTTGTTCTGCGTCTCTttggcgggcgggggggggggtattaaAGGGTAAAGAAGTAATGATTTGGAAGTTGGGCTCGCTACCCCCTTGGTTCTTATAAATACCTTACGTTGAACAgcagctgggaaggagggagTCTCCCGTTGTCCGTCTGACTGAACAAACCTCACGGTCATAGAGAAAAGAGATCTGGCCTCTAAAGAGGTTACTGATCATTTGGGAGCCAGAATGACAGAACAGAGTTTACAGTTAGCCTCCCAGTGGAATGGGCAGTATGTTATCTGAGTAAATATAAAGGAGATGCCAAGAACAGGACTTTTCTTAGGCTTTAATAATAGCATTCCTCTCATTTCAGTGTTGGGTTGATGTTTAAGTTTCCTATGGGATTGAAGGTTCTTTGAGAGCAGAAGTCTTGCTTTAATCAACCGTGCATCCCTGGGACTTGGCATAGTCGTGTGCTAGGGGAAAGCCTTTAGTAAATGTTGAGTGCTAATAAAGGTTGCTTACAGGCTTCTGGTTAAGACACCCATAAGTGGTCCCTGCCCTGGTATGTGGCTTTGTAATTGTTTCTAAGTCATTCTTTGAATATGTCCTTTCTATCTTTGCTTAGAGTTTGTTCAAAATAGATTTCtttccagggacgcctgggtggcgcagtcggttaagcgtccgacttcagccaggtcacgatctcgcggtccgtgagttcgagccccgcgtcaggctctgggctgatgactcggagcctggagcctgtttccgattctgtgtctccctctctctctgcccctcccccgttcatgctctgtctctctctgtcccaaaaataaataaaaacgttgaaaaaaaaatttaaaaaaaaaaaaaaagatagatttcTTTCCAGGTTACCTTCATCCTAACTTTTTCCTGTCTTGCAGCCAGTCCTGGTGACTCAGTCCACAGTTGTGGTTCCAGTGAGAACTAAAAAAACGTTTCACACCACCTACTTATGAACCCAAATACAAATCAGAAAAGGAGTTTATAGAACATGCCCGGAAAGCGGGACTGGTCATTCCTCCGGAGCGTTTGGAGCGTCCTCTGCACCTGGCCTGTACAGGTGAGGCCTGGTCTTTCTGAGACCCTGACAAAATCTCCTGTCAGAGATATTCTGGAAAGTGGAATGATTTGGACTGTGATTCATTGTATTTAACTGACTACAAAATCAGTTCAGCCCTGATAGTGATTTACTTTATGTACACCCTATTTTATGAGGTCATCTTTGATCTTGTTTTCACACTGTTCCTAGAAGTCAAGGGTGAAGTTGCTCTATTTTGTAcaagaagaaattgaggctctgagagaaaacttaaattatcttatttttttcttttaattttgggttttttttttaatgtttttaaatgtttttatttatttttgagagtcagagacagacagagcgtgtgagttggggaggggcagagagagagggagacacagaatccgaagcaggctccaggctctgagctgtcagcacagagcccgacgtggggctcgaacccatgaactgcgagatcatgacctaagctgaacttgcatgcttaaccgactgagccactcaggtgccccagtttgtttattttgaaagagagagcgagagcgcgcgtaagcaggggaggagcagagggagagaaagaatcccaagcaggctcctcgcagtcagtgtggagccttatgtgggacttgaacccacaaactgagatcatgacctgagccgaaaccaagagttagaggcttaactgactgagccacccaggtgcctcttactCTGTTTTTTCTAATGTAACATAGTTCCCTCTACACGGAAGTCTACTTTATGTCCATGATACTTCTCAATTTTATATGACCTCAAGATGACTTTTTAAGCTTTTGAtgccttgttttcttctttcattacaGCTGGTATCTTTGACGCCTATGTTCCTCCAGAGGGTGATGCTCGCTTGTCCTCTCTCTCGAAGGAAGGACTGGCACAGAGAAGTGAGCGGTTGAAGAAGAAGGTGACCTCCCAATTGTCGTAGGTGTCGGAGACAACTGGGAATCGATATTAGAATACAAATTTCTTGTTGCTGCTTTATTCCAGAGAGGCTGTTGTAGGTTAACTGGGTTGAACATAACTCCCTTGATGACTTGgcagtgtatttttttctgtaatagaaTTTAGTTAATGTTGGAGAATATGGGCATTTTGATTTCTTAGCATCTCAACCTTTATTggtatttttgtcacttcagtTAGGGAGTGACTTAGAAGTTTGTAGAACACTGTTTTgatcacatattttaaattttaaagtaataataaaagcatCTTTCTTTGAGAAGTACCTTAGAGTTGGAACTACAGAGAGTAAAAAGTCAAAAAGGGTCAAGAAGACAGACCTGGCCTATGGAGGTAGCTAGGTCTTAACTAAGGAGCAGAAGCCAAAACCTTCTTAgtctttcttttaattgaaaGGATGGAAACATTTATATTTGTCACTCCAAAGTTCTTTAGGGTCATTTATAAATTTCTGTGCACAGGCTTATTGAGTCATTGTTAATACTTCATGTGGCCATAATTTACTTCTCTAAATTCACATCTTATCACACCACCTTTCTGTTAAAACTCTTTTATGTTTCCTTATTACCTGTAATAAAATCCAGACTTCTTCAGTGGTATTCAAGGCTTTTTGTAAATCTGGTTCTTGCTTAACCTTTCTACTGTCATCTTACTCCATTTTTCTCATCCTAAACTTCACCGTTTCCAAACTAATTGCCACTTCCTTGACGGTACTGTGCTATGACTGTGTTTTTGCACATTCTTTCCTTTACCTGAAAAATGCCTTTTTCCTCCTTTACTTGATAACTCCAACTcatttctcaaaaatgagtaGAGCATCGTGTCTGCTTTTCGTCTTTCCCGGACTCTTTTTGGAGCTGCCTTTACTGTAACTGTAACTATACACTTCTAGTAATTGTACTGCGATGGTTTCCTCTCATGTATTTCTCTCTGGGACTGTGCTCTCTTTTGTGGTAAGGTCCATGATGATGATGGACAAAACACATGTGATTTTATCATTGAGTTATCATTTAAGGGAGGAAAACAGCCATTAAATACTGATTACACACAGTTAAATAATTATAGGTGTGGTGAAGTAGGGGTGTTATAGGATCATATGACAGGGAAAGATAACTTGGTTTAGGAGTTCAGGGAAAGCTTCCCGCAGGAAATGACATTTAAAGGTGGCGCCTAAAGAATTGCTTGCAGTTAGCTGGGTAGAGAGGTGTGGTGAGGAAGAGCATCCTAGGGAGACAGAACAGCACAAGCAAGGCTCTCAGGTGAAAACAGTGTGAagtgggtgttggattttgtcaaatccttattctgtctgttgagatgatcatgtgatatATGCTTCTTTAGTCTGTTGACATATTGTGTTACGTTAATGGATGTTTTAATGTTAAGCCAACCTTGCATTCCAGGGATAAATTTCAGTTGGTTATGGTGTCTCTCATCCTTTTGTATGTTCAACACTTTGATTAGATCAGAATTCTCTGTTTACATTATAACTATGAGAATATTGTTGACCGCTGAGTCATGCAGTACATTATCATGACTTTTCCTGCCTAATATTTCTTTTCTGGAGTTAAGTGtgagtgtttttttgttttctgtttgtttttcctcatttgcTTACACAACCTCGCATTGTGCAAATTTCTTCTCAATACGTTGAAAACATTAAGTATTTTATCAGTTTCATCTTCAAGAAGAAATCCCTCCAGGAGTTTTCTTACCTGCTTTCAGTCTGGACTggttgctttattattattattattattattattattaaatgttttcattttattttggggagagcgtgagggggtgggggacaaaggaTAGATCCAaagtggcctctgtgctgacagcagagaccctgatgcaagacttccaactcatgaactgtgagatcatgacctgagcctaagtcagatgctcaaccaactaagccactggTTGCTCCTGGACCAGTTGCTCTATAGGCCCACTGTACATCTTGGGATCTACTTTTCTCATCATCTTGATAACTCCTTTTGTCTTGCCCTTATGTTGTGTTCCCTGTTTCCTGGATCTTATGTCTGTCTTTCATAGTTTATTCTGTTATGTTGGTGGAGCACATCAGCTTCCTGAGAAAGAGGGCATGGTAAATAAATGAGATCTTTCAAGTCTAAgaaaaactcttaatttttttttttaatgtttatttatttttgagagagagagagacagagcgtgagcaggggagtagcagagagagagggagacacagaatctgaatcaggttccaggctctgagctatcagcacagagcccaatgtggggtttgaacccatgaaccgtgagatcatgacctgagccgaagtcagatgcttaaccaactgagccacccaggtgccctaggaaaAGCTCTTTTGCTTACTCtcctatttcatttataatttgcCCAGGTAAAGAATTCTGAGCTCAATAATTTCCTCAGTTAAAAGCACTGCTTCATTGTCTTTCTAATTTCTAATGTTGATGTTATTCTGATTCTTGAGTCTATGTGTgaaacctgtgttttcttccttagTGTTTATAGGATGTTTTCTTTGATGCCAGAATTCTGAAATTTCACTTTGAGAAGACTTGGTCTTTCTTTAGCATGATTAAGTGTGAGTTAGAAGGTTGAATTTATAGGGCTTGGCACATTCAGAATTTTTGAATAAGTGAACAGACATTAATGGAGGTTAATGTAAGCTTTGAGTTATGGATATTGTATGAAGTCTTTAGAGatgattcttggggtgcctggctggctcagttggtagagcatgcagtttttgatctcagggtcgtgagttcaagccccagttgggcgtagagcttacttaaaaaaaaaaaataggcagctgggtggctcagttggttaagcatccaactcttgatttcagctcaggtcacgatctcacgactCATAagatcaaggcccacatcaggcactgcactgaaagcgtggagcctgcttaggattctctctctctgcccctcccactcttgctcactctctctctctttccctcaaaataaataaataagcattaaaggaaaagaaagaaagaattcttatgCTTAATTTTACAGAGTCCGGAAGATAAGAGAACATGAtcctaatttcaaaataaaggacTTCCCTGAAAAAGCTAAGGATATTTTTATTGAAGCTCACCTTTGTCTAAACAAGTAAGTGAACTCGTATTTTATACCTGTTATGTTTTTAGCAGTTATTCTaggcacagatttttttttttcctttggttaagAGTTCTAGAGTGACCCGggtacctgagtgactcagtcagctgatttcgggctaggtcatgatctcatggtcaagggatcaagctccgcattggactctgtgctgagcgtggagcctggttaagattctctctccctttgcctctctctcctgctcgtgtatgtgtgctctctctaaaaaaaaaaatatatagattgatTGATTTAAGAGTTCTAGAGTGACCTAGATAGGTCTAGGTGTGTGTTTGAGCCAGCCAGTTTTTAACGTTAATTTCTTATCTTAGGAATTCTTATACAGGTATCATAAATTCTGTCTTCACATCTGAGCATAATGTGGGCTTATGACTTTATTAGCCGCTCCCGCCGCCCCCATACACGTACCCCGCCAGCCCTAGACAGAGAGAAGCTTTATCTCTCAGTTGGTGAACTATTTTTGTAGTCTCCCTTTGCTGCAGGTGCAGGATTCTTAAGGGTCCTAGCTTTGTGCAGGGATCTCAGTTCCAACTTCCTGTTCTTTGAGGGTTCAAGGATTTAGGAAGAGTCTGTTCCTAGCCATCagatcctgtttctttctttctttcttttttttttttttaattttttttaacgtttatttacttttgagacagagagagacagagcatgaatgagggagggtcagagagagagagagagacacagaatctgaaacaggctccaggctctgagctgtcagcacagaacccaacgcgaggctcgaactcacgaaccgtgagatcatgacctgagccgaagtcagatgcttaaccgactgagccacccaggcgcccctgtttctttcttttttttaagttttttttaaagtttatcttattttgagagagagtgagaatgagtgggtgaggggcagagaaaaagaaagagagaatcctaagcaggctctgtactctgcactcatgaactgtgagataatgacctgagcagaaaccaagagccggatgcttaactgactgagccacccaggtgcccatcagaTCCTATTTCTAGATCCCTTTAATCATCCCATATGCTGTCATGGTGTCAAGTTATATTCCTTCCATTCTGGTTttagttctctttccttttggcaTCTAGTGACTTACCTTTCTTGTGAAGTAGGCTGGAgagtttaaaaatgtatgtatgtttgtgtgtattctATCCTGTCCCAACATTTCTAGATGTTTATAGTGGGAGTAGTTTTATATGAGCTCAGTCCATTGTGTTGTTAGAAACAGATGTCTTCCTCTTATTTTTCAGTGTAAGTTTTATCGTAAATGGTAAGTGAACTCTTAGACAAGGGAATTTATTTCCACTGAAGATTTTTAGGTCAGGATAGTGAGGAGGAAGAGTTCATTGAGAGGTGCCTGGCCTGGTGGTCATGGTAGCTGTCACCACAACTCAGGTTAGTCCAGTCTAGTCTAGTCTAGAGCTACAGTGGGGGAAATGActtgaaatcttttcttttgttaggaGTAGAGGTGGAGGCAAAGCACATGGATAAAACTAATCCCATTCTAGCATTAGggacaagatttaaaaaaaaatttgttttttaatgtttatttttgagacagagacagagcatgagtgggggaagggcatagagagagggagccacagaatccaaagcaggctccaggctctaggctgtcagcacagaccctgacatggggctcaaacccacaaaccatgagatcaagacctgaagttggacactccaccaactgagccacccaggtgccccagggacaagattttttaaaggaacaaagacTTAAACTTCCCAGGAGGTATTAAACTGTGGGGAAAAGTCATGAATGTGGATCTGAAAGACATTAATCCATGCATGACCTTAGGTTTACTTGAAGCCTGTCTGTTAGGAACCTCCTAAAATTCTGTATGTACAGGAGCTGGGGTTTGCTGTCTGTTTTCTTACTATTGCTGCCTACTGCATAGAATCAGCATAACAAGTCACTGTGGTTGCAGCAAAGGTGGTAGGGGAGTAGAAGGAAAGGACCAGAAAAGACCGATGCTTATCTTTTGGTTAGGTTCACAGATAAGAGTGTAAGAGATGGGGTATCTGATTGGCTTAGtcggaggagcatgtgactcttgatctcagggttgtgagtttgagccccatattgggtgtagacattaatgttttttataaaaaacatttttaatgttttatgtttgtattagagagagcgcacatgtgtgtggggggaggggcagagagagttgaagacagaatctgaagcaggtttcaggc
This region includes:
- the MRPL45 gene encoding LOW QUALITY PROTEIN: 39S ribosomal protein L45, mitochondrial (The sequence of the model RefSeq protein was modified relative to this genomic sequence to represent the inferred CDS: deleted 1 base in 1 codon), which gives rise to MAAPTLRGLCCLSRALGWWSRQPVLVTQSTVVVPVRTKKRFTPPTYEPKYKSEKEFIEHARKAGLVIPPERLERPLHLACTAGIFDAYVPPEGDARLSSLSKEGLAQRSERLKKKVTSQLSVRKIREHDPNFKIKDFPEKAKDIFIEAHLCLNNSDHDRLHTLVTENCFPDMVWDIKYKTVRWSFVESLEPPQVVQVRCSSLMNQGNIYGQVTVRMHTRQTLAIYDRFGRLMYGQEGVPRDVLEYVVFEKHLVNPYGSWRMHGKVIPPWAPPKQPILKTVMIPGPQLKPGEDYEEPQGEAHKLQQP